In Streptomyces camelliae, the sequence AGACCTTCCGTCGCCGTGCCCGTCTTCGAGGTGAGGACGCGCAGCGCCTCGTAGGTGCGGCTGCCGGGCTCCGCGGTCCACACGACGAGCTGTTGTTCGGGATCCTCGGCGCAGGTGAAGGTGGACCGCTCCAGAGTCAGGTCGCCTACCACGGGGTGACGGAGCAGCCTGGTACCGCCGGCTCGCGCGGCGACATCGTGCGAGGTCCACCACAGCCGGAACTGTGGATCCAGCGCGGAGAGTTCTTCGACGAGCGCCGTCAGGAGGGGGTCGTGAGGGTTGCGCCTGCTGTCCATGCGCAGGTGCGACAGGGCCATTCGGGCCATGTCCTCCCAGTCCCTGTAGAGCACGCGGATAGCGGGGTCGGTGAACACCAGGCGTACATAGTTGCGCTCCTGCTCAGGGATGCGCCCGAAGTCCATCACCAGGGCGGCGGCCATGGCGTTCCATGCCAGAAGATCGGTGTTGCGCCCGATGACGAACCCCGCTGTCAGGGTGAGGTCGTCCAGCAGGTGCTGCAGTCTCGGCTGTACCACCTGCCGGTCGCTCCGGCCGACCGTGGGCACAGCGGTCTTTCCGGCGAGGGTCAGCAGATAGTCACGCTGATCATCGTCGAGGCGGAGCACCTGGACGAGAGCGTCGAGGACGGCTACGGAAGCGGGGATGCGGCCCTGCTCCAGCCGTGTGTAGTAGTCGGTGCTGATCGAGGCCAGCCGGGCGACTTCCTCACGGCGCAGACCGGGAACACGCCGTGACTCGCCGTTGTCGGGCAGGCCCGCCGCGCCGGGGCTCAGCTGGGCACGGCGC encodes:
- a CDS encoding helix-turn-helix transcriptional regulator, with product MHRDPSLDALGAFLKARRAQLSPGAAGLPDNGESRRVPGLRREEVARLASISTDYYTRLEQGRIPASVAVLDALVQVLRLDDDQRDYLLTLAGKTAVPTVGRSDRQVVQPRLQHLLDDLTLTAGFVIGRNTDLLAWNAMAAALVMDFGRIPEQERNYVRLVFTDPAIRVLYRDWEDMARMALSHLRMDSRRNPHDPLLTALVEELSALDPQFRLWWTSHDVAARAGGTRLLRHPVVGDLTLERSTFTCAEDPEQQLVVWTAEPGSRTYEALRVLTSKTGTATEGLHGVA